The following proteins are encoded in a genomic region of Rattus rattus isolate New Zealand chromosome 2, Rrattus_CSIRO_v1, whole genome shotgun sequence:
- the C2H10orf95 gene encoding uncharacterized protein C10orf95 homolog — MYSYVCRPPGEGFWPRLQTLTYTYLPAPLLLPPIQTHNFCSRPVGLSTVPRELHCFHGTGPALAFSTPPWWAFPPPGASAPGSSFPASGLSAPSGPARETAWPEGSSLQLQLRWGRVERMRGPPLPLPDAVRRDLRRVYGTYPRTDVRVTQRGGQFLLRAEPRVGEPEYKVARRVVRRPASGEDGDSGDRPAAPEAVQRSRPKKKQGPK, encoded by the coding sequence atgtACTCTTACGTCTGCCGGCCGCCCGGAGAGGGTTTCTGGCCTCGGTTGCAAACCCTCACCTACACCTACCTGCCCGCCCCTCTGCTGCTGCCACCCATCCAGACCCACAACTTCTGCAGCCGGCCGGTGGGCCTGAGCACGGTGCCGCGAGAACTCCACTGCTTCCATGGTACCGGCCCGGCCCTCGCCTTCTCCACGCCACCCTGGTGGGCCTTCCCGCCGCCGGGTGCCTCAGCCCCTGGCTCGTCGTTCCCCGCCTCCGGCTTGTCCGCGCCATCCGGGCCTGCGCGCGAAACCGCGTGGCCCGAAGGCAGCAGTCTGCAGCTGCAGCTGCGCTGGGGCCGCGTGGAGCGCATGCGGGGGCCGCCCCTACCGCTGCCGGACGCGGTGCGCCGCGACTTGCGGCGCGTCTACGGCACCTACCCACGCACCGACGTGCGCGTCACCCAGCGCGGCGGCCAGTTCTTGCTGCGGGCCGAGCCGCGCGTGGGCGAGCCCGAATACAAGGTGGCCCGGCGCGTGGTGCGCAGGCCAGCCAGCGGCGAGGATGGGGACAGCGGGGACCGCCCGGCCGCTCCGGAGGCGGTGCAGCGTAGCCGCCCGAAGAAAAAGCAAGGACCAAAATGA
- the Mfsd13a gene encoding transmembrane protein 180 isoform X1, translating to MGVSLFSSFSPCLPMKSRDEDGRTGNGAEAPSAAMGLDWPPAWLLGLPTAVVYGSLAFFTTILHNVFLLYYVDTFVSVYKINKVSFWVGETVFLLWNSFNDPLFGWLSDRRFLSSQPRSGAGLSSRDVVLTRVRALGWHGPLLALSFLAFWVPWAPAGLQFLLCLCLYDGFLTLVDLHHHALLADLALSAHDRTHLNFYCSLFSAAGAMSVFASYAFWNKEDFSSFRAFCVVLAAGSGLGFLGATQLLKRRIEATRKDRGCPGLVMDGGVCEEEPLVGGEEAGSITLGQYLRQLARHQNFLWFVGMDLVQVFHCHFNSNFFPLFLEHLLSDHISLSTGSCLLGISYVAPHLNNLYFLPLCRRWGVYAVVRGLLLLKLSLSLLMLLAGPDHPGLLCFFIASNRVFTEGTCKLLTLVVTDLVDEDLVLNHRKQAASALLFGMVALVTKPGQTFAPLLGTWLLCFYTGHDLFQQPPVTSVGSVQPWPEPPAPAPVQAPTLRQGCFYLLVLVPIICALLQLFTWSQFTLHGRRLRMVKAQRQNLAQIHTLNIKMV from the exons ATGGGCGTCAGCTTGTTCAgctctttctctccttgtttgCCTATGAAATCCCG AGACGAGGATGGTCGGACTGGCAATGGGGCTGAGGCACCATCTGCAGCCATGGGGCTAGACTGGCCCCCAGCCTGGCTGTTGGGCCTGCCCACAGCCGTGGTGTATGGCTCCTTGGCTTTCTTCACCACCATTCTGCATAATGTGTTTCTGCTGTACTACGTGGACACCTTTGTCTCGGTGTATAAGATCAACAAAGTGTCCTTCTGGGTTGGAGAG ACTGTATTTCTCCTCTGGAATAGCTTCAATGACCCCCTCTTCGGTTGGCTCAGTGACCGCCGGTTCCTCAGCTCCCAGCCCCG GTCAGGAGCAGGGCTCTCCTCCAGAGATGTGGTGCTGACCCGGGTCCGGGCTCTGGGTTGGCATGGGCCACTGCTGGCACTGTCCTTCCTGGCATTCTGGGTGCCCTGGGCCcctgctggcttacagttcttaCTGTGCCTGTGCCTTTATGATGGCTTCCTGACACTCGTGGACCTCCACCATCATGCCTTGCTGGCCGACCTGGCGCTCTCGGCCCATGACCGCACCCACCTCAACTTTTACTGCTCCCTCTTCAGTGCAGCCGGCGCcatgtctgtctttgcctcctacGCCTTTTGGAACAAGGAGGACTTCTCCTCCTTCCGTGCCTTCTGTGTGGTACTAGCTGCTGGCTCTGGGCTGGGCTTTTTGGGGGCCACACAATTGTTGAAGCGGCGGATTGAGGCGACCAGAAAGGACAGGGGTTGCCCGGGTCTGGTCATGGATGGTGG CGTGTGTGAAGAGGAGCCGTTGGTGGGTGGTGAGGAAGCAGGCAGCATTACCTTGGGTCAGTATCTCCGGCAACTGGCACGCCACCAAAACTTCCTGTGGTTCGTGGGCATGGACCTGGTACAG GTGTTTCACTGCCACTTCAACAGTaacttcttccccctcttcctggaGCACTTGCTGTCGGACCACATCTCTCTCTCCACTGGCTCCTGCCTGTTGG gcATCTCCTATGTTGCTCCTCATCTCAACAACCTGTACTTCCTGCCCCTGTGCCGGCGCTGGGGTGTCTATGCGGTGGTGCGGGGGCTTCTCCTGCTCAAGCTGAGCCTAAGCCTCCTCATGCTGCTGGCTGGCCCAGACCACCCTGGCCTGCTTTGCTTCTTCATTGCCAG CAACCGTGTCTTCACCGAGGGTACCTGCAAGCTGCTGACCCTCGTGGTCACTGACCTGGTGGATGAGGACCTGGTGCTGAACCATCGGAAGCAGGCAGCCTCGGCGCTCCTCTTTGGCATGGTCGCCCTGGTGACCAAACCCGGCCAGACCTTTGCCCCACTGCTGGGCACCTGGCTGCTCTGCTTCTACACAG GTCATGACCTTTTTCAGCAGCCCCCAGTGACTTCTGTGGGGAGTGTGCAGCCATGGCCAGAGCcgccagccccagccccagtgcaGGCTCCCACACTGCGCCAAGGCTGCTTCTACCTGCTGGTCCTCGTCCCCATCATCTGTGCACTGCTGCAGCTCTTCACCTGGTCCCAGTTCACACTGCATGGGAGACGCCTACGTATGGTCAAGGCCCAGCGTCAGAACCTAGCCCAGATCCATACCCTGAACATTAAGATGGTGTGA
- the Mfsd13a gene encoding transmembrane protein 180 isoform X2 — protein MGLDWPPAWLLGLPTAVVYGSLAFFTTILHNVFLLYYVDTFVSVYKINKVSFWVGETVFLLWNSFNDPLFGWLSDRRFLSSQPRSGAGLSSRDVVLTRVRALGWHGPLLALSFLAFWVPWAPAGLQFLLCLCLYDGFLTLVDLHHHALLADLALSAHDRTHLNFYCSLFSAAGAMSVFASYAFWNKEDFSSFRAFCVVLAAGSGLGFLGATQLLKRRIEATRKDRGCPGLVMDGGVCEEEPLVGGEEAGSITLGQYLRQLARHQNFLWFVGMDLVQVFHCHFNSNFFPLFLEHLLSDHISLSTGSCLLGISYVAPHLNNLYFLPLCRRWGVYAVVRGLLLLKLSLSLLMLLAGPDHPGLLCFFIASNRVFTEGTCKLLTLVVTDLVDEDLVLNHRKQAASALLFGMVALVTKPGQTFAPLLGTWLLCFYTGHDLFQQPPVTSVGSVQPWPEPPAPAPVQAPTLRQGCFYLLVLVPIICALLQLFTWSQFTLHGRRLRMVKAQRQNLAQIHTLNIKMV, from the exons ATGGGGCTAGACTGGCCCCCAGCCTGGCTGTTGGGCCTGCCCACAGCCGTGGTGTATGGCTCCTTGGCTTTCTTCACCACCATTCTGCATAATGTGTTTCTGCTGTACTACGTGGACACCTTTGTCTCGGTGTATAAGATCAACAAAGTGTCCTTCTGGGTTGGAGAG ACTGTATTTCTCCTCTGGAATAGCTTCAATGACCCCCTCTTCGGTTGGCTCAGTGACCGCCGGTTCCTCAGCTCCCAGCCCCG GTCAGGAGCAGGGCTCTCCTCCAGAGATGTGGTGCTGACCCGGGTCCGGGCTCTGGGTTGGCATGGGCCACTGCTGGCACTGTCCTTCCTGGCATTCTGGGTGCCCTGGGCCcctgctggcttacagttcttaCTGTGCCTGTGCCTTTATGATGGCTTCCTGACACTCGTGGACCTCCACCATCATGCCTTGCTGGCCGACCTGGCGCTCTCGGCCCATGACCGCACCCACCTCAACTTTTACTGCTCCCTCTTCAGTGCAGCCGGCGCcatgtctgtctttgcctcctacGCCTTTTGGAACAAGGAGGACTTCTCCTCCTTCCGTGCCTTCTGTGTGGTACTAGCTGCTGGCTCTGGGCTGGGCTTTTTGGGGGCCACACAATTGTTGAAGCGGCGGATTGAGGCGACCAGAAAGGACAGGGGTTGCCCGGGTCTGGTCATGGATGGTGG CGTGTGTGAAGAGGAGCCGTTGGTGGGTGGTGAGGAAGCAGGCAGCATTACCTTGGGTCAGTATCTCCGGCAACTGGCACGCCACCAAAACTTCCTGTGGTTCGTGGGCATGGACCTGGTACAG GTGTTTCACTGCCACTTCAACAGTaacttcttccccctcttcctggaGCACTTGCTGTCGGACCACATCTCTCTCTCCACTGGCTCCTGCCTGTTGG gcATCTCCTATGTTGCTCCTCATCTCAACAACCTGTACTTCCTGCCCCTGTGCCGGCGCTGGGGTGTCTATGCGGTGGTGCGGGGGCTTCTCCTGCTCAAGCTGAGCCTAAGCCTCCTCATGCTGCTGGCTGGCCCAGACCACCCTGGCCTGCTTTGCTTCTTCATTGCCAG CAACCGTGTCTTCACCGAGGGTACCTGCAAGCTGCTGACCCTCGTGGTCACTGACCTGGTGGATGAGGACCTGGTGCTGAACCATCGGAAGCAGGCAGCCTCGGCGCTCCTCTTTGGCATGGTCGCCCTGGTGACCAAACCCGGCCAGACCTTTGCCCCACTGCTGGGCACCTGGCTGCTCTGCTTCTACACAG GTCATGACCTTTTTCAGCAGCCCCCAGTGACTTCTGTGGGGAGTGTGCAGCCATGGCCAGAGCcgccagccccagccccagtgcaGGCTCCCACACTGCGCCAAGGCTGCTTCTACCTGCTGGTCCTCGTCCCCATCATCTGTGCACTGCTGCAGCTCTTCACCTGGTCCCAGTTCACACTGCATGGGAGACGCCTACGTATGGTCAAGGCCCAGCGTCAGAACCTAGCCCAGATCCATACCCTGAACATTAAGATGGTGTGA